ACTGAAATTATTAGTTTACCCACTAATAACAAACTGTAACAACTtgccatttaaaatttattgtaaaaatagtataaaaaaatatagtaaatatagcatttttttatatttcataatCAAGTACTGGCATCCGTTAACTTTTTCCTAAATAAAATCCTTCTAATTCTGTCTATAGGACAACTCCTCTTCACAAAACTGAAGCAACTTTTTGCCACTTCCAAAGATATTTCTTTcctataaaaagtttctaagaatttttcatgaaaattgcTACGTTCACAACACTTTCTACGATATTTTCGTAACAAATTCTAACTCGCTTGTTATTTTTTTCCACCAATAATAACATGTAATAACCTgacacttaaaatttattataaatatgttgCATATATACCATTTCTCTCATGTTTCATTATCGAGTACTAACATTAGTTAACACTAAATAAAATCCTTCTAATTCTGTCTATAAGGCAAATCCTATTCCTGAAACGGAAGCAACTTTTCCTCATTCCCAAAGACATTTCATTCCCATAAAAGtctctaaaaatatttattgacaagtgttacgtccacaacatttttgaaatattttcacatCAAATAATAAGTAGTAATTTGttaatggttttattttgagCTCACTATCGAAATTATTTGTTTACTCACCAATAACAGACcgtaatttattgtaaaaatattataaaaaatattataaacatagcatttctcatatttcataaataaaatcctTTTAATCTTGTCTATAGGACAACTCTTTCTCGAGATTAAAGCAACTTTTCGCTGCTCtcaaagaaatttctttcttgtaaaagtttttaaaaatatttcatgaaaagtgctacattcacaatactttttacaataaattttatgtgaaaactgattactaattttaatttaaacttattactaaattttttattttttacgtaTAATGTTACGTTATAATATTGcaaatattataaaaacttAGACTGCGTTTGTTTTGGCGTAAAACCATTTCAGGAAATGGTTTTACGCCTCACCATGTGTTTGGTTGTGCATGGAAAATTCATTTTCCGGAAAAACATTTCAGTTGACCGTAAAAATTAATGCTTTGacctagaaatttttttacacttctattttcacttcaaaccattttCGGACTTCAGACGcgcatagagagagagagagagagagagagagagagagagagagagagagagtgagccAGAAGAAAGAGCACAGGTGGCTGCCCAGCCAAGCTCCGGCCAGCCCAGATCGTGCCACTCCCACCACCGCCCAGATCACACCGCCTCACCACCcagaaagaagagagagtagagagccTTTTAGCTCATGACCGATCGTGCCACAAGGAAAGTCTAGATCGTCCTGCTGAGATCGCCAAGAAATTGATGGCTTCCTTTCTTCCTCCAAAGCTTCGATCTTTACCTTCTCTTTCGACGAAATtgatggctccaatcactccaaTTTGAAGAGAATGGATCGTTGGGTTGTGGCCTGTGAGTCGGTGGTGGTGGGGATCGGTGGTGTGGGTCCTTGGGTTGTGGGTCCTTGGGTTGTGGGCTATGGCTAGTTGTGTGGGTTTTTATTGggttgtggtgggtttgttgaTAGCCATTATTGATGTGGATGGGTTGTTGAGGTGGATTTGTGGTGGtgttggttgttttttttttttttttttttttttttttttaatcagagtTGTTGTGGTGGCAAGTGGTGGTTTGTTGATGTAGGTGGGTTGTTGAGGTGAGTTTGTGGGAGTGATGGTGGTTTTTTctgatataaaatttgtttggaagctgagaaaatgtaaaaaatttgtgagaaaatagtattttcagaatgttaccaaacactgaaaattgttttctaatataatttttaaaatataaccaaacactagaaaatattttcctttccagaaaatattttcacctgaaaatattttatatccagaaaatattttacactgaaACAAACACAgtattattacttataaaattaggaaaattctaatgagtgcccttacagcattggttaagaatccattttagaaaaattttgatatcacttttatagaaaatgaaaaaagctatcaaaacattaaatttttttttcttattttttcataaaaactttaAGAGTACTCATTAGCATGACCCATAAAATTAGTATTCAAATCCTGAAcccataaaattattataaaaatattacaaatattcTGTGTCTCATGTTTTTCATTATCGGGTACTGACATCAGTTAACTTTTGCCTAAATAAAATCCCTCTAATTCTGCCTGTTAATCAGAGGACAGATCCTCTTCCCGAAACTGAAGCAACTTTCCGTCATCCCAACTAACAAACGCCGTCTCATGCTTCCCAACCATACCTCGACAACCTACCCCATAACAAATGACGCCGTTAACACTAAAACCGTTATAACCCATTTTTAGCATCTCCATTTGCCGGGAAACTAGAGGACAAAGCGGTCAGAGAGTGCCATAGTAGAGGGTACAAGTAACCGGTAGTACCGGTTACCAAGTTTTAGACAATAATTCCAATTTCCATTACAGGTTGAAATAATTGCACAAAACACAGAATCTGACGCAGCATTGAGAgtcacacacacaaacacagtaCCACTctttcacagagagagagagagagagaccacaCCACTGAAACAGTACGAATAGTAATGGCAGCGACTAGCAGTAATATTTCAGAAATGGTTTCTGAAGAGTCAGAGAAAAAGGACGCGGATGATGATGCAACTAAAGCCAAAAGGATCGCAAAAAGTGATTGCTCCTGAATCCACCAGATtcatattcctttttttttcttcttcgctctgaaactttttattattacctattagactcttttttttatggtgacgatcaatatcaatatcaatatcagTTGCTGTTGAATTTTCTTCGAGAGAAAAATGGCTTCTTCGAGTTTTCCTGTCACCGGTAAAGTTTTTGGTCTAAATTCCaagggttttgaattttgaatcaATTTGCAATCTGAATAATCATTTGAATTTGTAATGTAAAATTTTCGGTGTgtatgatttagattcagaggATGCGATATACAAGGAGCTATGGCATGCTTGTGCCGGACCTTTGGTTACTGTTCCTCGTCAAGGAGAACTCGTTTTCTATTTTCCTCAAGGCCATATCGAACAGGTAGCGCGTGCGATTATGctagtttttattatattttttcatacaATAAAgtacaaatttatatatatttgattattaatggtggttttttttttttttggattgaattACAATATGTATAGGTTGAGGCGACGACGAATCAAGTGTCTGAGCAACAATTGCCAGCGTATGATCTTCCTTCTAAAATCCTATGTCGCGTGCTCAATCTTCAATTGAAGGTAAACTTAGCTTGCTTTTAATTTCGTATCACCTTCttaattgtttagattttttgttttttgttttttgtttttattggtattgatgatgttattcTTTTGctgaattgaatttgaatttgattgaagGCTGAGGTAGACACTGATGAAGTGTATGCGCAAGTGACTTTGGTTCCTCATCACCAAGTAtgaatgctctctctctctctctctctctcttttggagTTAGGATTTATAATTGTGAATGTTTACGGAattagtggaagtaaataatgGAGAAATGAATTAATGTCGTTTTGACTGAGTTTTGAGCAGCAAGATGAGAATTTGGTGGAGAAGGAGGTTGTGGCTCCTTCCCCTCCTCGGCCTTGTGTGCATTCCTTTTGTAAGACACTTACGGCATCAGATACGAGCACTCATGGTGGTTTCTCCGTGTTGAGACGCCATGCCGATGAATGCCTGCCTCCGCTGGTTAGTTTaggctttcttcttcttgtgtttttatttcatAAACTGGGAAGCACGGATACAGACACGGTGACATggatcaatttttgaaaaattataacataaaatgaCAGATTCAAACACCAATATGACATGGATGTGATATGGGGAAAACAACCCTAAATGAAGTGTTtgtcaaataataataattatgataaAAGTACCtgtcttttgtttggttggtcTCTTTTGCAGGACATGTCCAAGCAACCTCCCACTCAGGAGTTAATTACCAAGGATTTGCATGGAAATGAGTGGCGTTTTCGCCATATTTTTCGAGGTGAATTTTAAGTATATCATTAGCCACATTTTGTTGAAACTCGTCCAAGTAATTGTTTGATTCTGCAGTCCAATACTTAATTAATGGCATTGCTAAAGTTTCCATTGTTGTAAACTTCtatagtttgtaaaattttgaatgCATTGTTCTCATTAAAATGTGAAATACAAATTCTAAATGCCAGGTCAACCAAAGAGGCATCTTCTTCAAAGTGGCTGGAGCCTCTTCGTCAGCTCCAAAAAGCTTGTTGCCGGGGATGCTTTTATCTTCCTCAGGTTTACTATCATCTTCATGTTCAACCAGTTTCTCATGATTGTAAATTCTAGTcaaactctttgtttttttcttcactaaTGACTACTAATTGTGCCTTGTTGTAACCATGGGGTATGTGGCATGTCAATTAGTTTATTTAATGATTAATCATTCATGTCTTATATGGTTTTTGAATCCTTTTACTGTTAGAGATGAAACTGGGGAACTTCGTGTTGGGGTAAGAAAAGCTATGAGTCCTTCAATCAATGTTCCATCTTCTGTCATATCTAGTCACAGCATGCATATTGCTGTCCTGGCAACAGCATGGCATGCCGTTAAATCGAATACAATGTTCATCGTCTACTACAAACCAAGGTGTGTAATTTTTCCCTACATTCACATAGGAGCAAATTAATTTCTTATACCATTCATTGAAGAGATGTATTGCAATTTAATCCactaatattataatataaggCATGTCtctctcaaaatcaagttttgtgcTTCTTTAGAAAGATTGCTGGGGCATGTTAGTGCCCTTCCTTCAGTTGCCTCTGCTCTTGTATAACTTTACAAGTGAGCATCAGTCCTGGGAAAGAAAAGGACCGCctttcaagggaaaaaaaaaaaaaaaaactcttttaaatTGCCAGACCATTGGAAGAAAGGCGGTTCTGTCCATGCTTCAAACAATATATACTTCTATCTAATTATATACTCTTCGTTTATTAGAAGGAAAAATGAGTTGGTAAGGTTTTTGTTAAATTCCAGATTCTCTAGCAAAACTCACATATACATGCACCTTTCATTTTGATTGTTGggtatataatttatttttattttttaaatgttacaGAATGGTGCTAcattctatctctctctctctctctcccccaaCCCCCACCTTTTGTCCTTTTCCTAAATACCTCAAAAAGAAATAGACCTACCATTTACTTTCTTTTACCatacattttacattttactCTTATAATTGGAATTCATGTGTCTAGAGCCTCACCGCCAACGTCAAGCGCTGAAATAGACAATGAAAATATCGTTGGTTGCAATAATTATGTCAGAATTATccattttaagtaaattaatggCCAGTCTGTAATTGGGGAGCATTTTTGTTAAGGGTTTACTGGGAATTCTGATATCCTGATATCATCTAAATTGTACGCATTATCAATGAATACAACATTGTGCCCATGTAAAATGTTGAGCTTTACATGGTTCTTAACTGGCATTCTTGCAGGACTAGCCCTGCTGAGTTTATAGTTCCCTTTGATAAATATATGGAGTCTGTCAAGATCAACTACTCTATAGGGATGAGGTTTAAGATGAGGTTTGAAGGTGAGGCAGCTCCAGAAcaaaggtattttttttttttttttcatgaatcctacttatgattttgttttttcttgaaatCTTAACAACAAAGAAGGGGCAAAtgttattagaaaattttgttgattttctGACCTACTTGTCTTTATGGACTAGGTTCTCAGGCACAGTTATTGGAACTGAGGATGCTAACCCCATTAGGTGGCCTGGGTCAAAATGGAGATGCCTGAAGGTACTTACTTATGGTGCATAAGCCTGTATGAATACATGATCTTTACATACAAAACCTTGTGTTCTTTGCAGGTTCAATGGGATGAAAAACCTTCTGCTGATCGTCCAGAGAGAGTTTCCCCTTGGAAAATAGAACTTGCTTCGACTCCCACTCTAGATACCCATCCTGTGTGCCGACCGAAGAGGTCTCGTGTAAACATGGCACCATCATCTACTGATTCCTTTGTTTCTACAAGGGAAGGTATGAAGCAACTTGCTGACATGCTTCACAACTCTTtattcttctccttctttcatCCTAATACCGTGCTTGTAGTTTGTTGAGACTTGAGACACCAATATTAAGCCCAATGTTTATATGATCagatttgtctaaaaataatacaGACCCTTCACCAGATAAAGGGTTATTAAGGACTGTGCAAGGTCAAGCAATCTCAACCATTGGAGGTGTCTTTGCTGAGCATAATGACTCAGACACTGCTCAAAACCCTGCTTTACGGATTCAATCACAAGGTAAGAATCAAACATGATGAATTTTTAGTTAAAGAGTGAGACCAGATCATTGTTTCTAAACCAATGCATGAAATGAAGTAAATGAATCCAATTTCAGGTTCTCATAACTTGCACGAATCATATGGGTTCAACTGGTCGTTTATTGATCAAAATCCTGAAAATGCTGACCAATTGAAGAAGCATGTTTTAGATCAGGATCAAAGATCCAACTTCCCAGGATGTTCACAGTCCATGATGCATCCCTTCAATAACATGTTGAAACGCAGCATGAAGCTTCCTGCAGCAGCAACAGTTGACCAGCATCCAGGAAGCGAGTTGTTTCCTCTTCTGTCAACAACAAATATGGAGGATACTCCTTGTCCATCAATGCTGAAATCACAACCTCTACTtttccaaaatgaaattttaaaatctaaagGAGATGACAATTGTAAACTCTTTGGTATATCCCTTATTAGTAATCATAAGGCAACAGAACCAGCCATGCTACATGCTGATTTTATGCATAGGCCACAAAGGCAAATTGCTTGTTCGTCATACCAGCTGCAAGATTTGGTATCCAACCCACAGTCACAGCAAGCAGAGTGTGCAAAGCCTGCAGAGATAAAAATTAGAGATGATGAATGGGGGAAGCCTTTTCAAGCTTTAGAGCAGCTTTCTAGGAATTTCCACCGCAGGCTTCAGGGCAGTCCCACCAGAACTTGCATCAAGGTTTTCTCTTACCCATTTAAGTTCCATTAATTTGCAATGTTATTCTGAATGATGTTTCTCTTTTTAAACGAATAAATGCAAATTTTCTTTCTGTTAACATCTATAAAAACAGGTTCATAAGCAAGGGGATGCAGTTGGGCGGTCTTTGGAACTTACTAAGTTTGATGGCTACAATGAATTGATAGCAGAGTTGGAtcatatttttgaatttaatggTGAATTAATTGCGCCCAACAAGAAGTGGCTGGTAGTTTTTACTGATAATGACGGTGATTTGATGCTTGTTGGAGATGATCCCTGGCAGTAAGTACTAGAACTTCTGgctttttttcccccatttgTCCCTCAATCATGAAATTGCTCCACACCTTAATGTATCATTGCTTACATAATTCACTCCataattttgggaaaattgggtttctataatttttttttaatttcaatcatGTTTTTGTGAATTTGTATGAAGCAGAGAATTTTGTAGCATGGCCCAAGATATCTCTGTCTACACTCGAGAGGAGGTACAGAAGATGCATCCACGATCCTAGAATCCAAAATTCAATGAAAGCTCATCAGTTACAGACCACAAGATGGGTTCAAAGTAAGTTGATTGATTGACAGTTTTGGGACTGAGTCCTAAAACAGGTTTGGTCCTACCTTTTCATGGCCATCGATAAGCTTAGAGTGCATAACTCTAGTTTTGTTGATAATACCTTATAGAATGTTGTCCTTCCAAATAACTCACCCATTGAAAGTTTGGTTAAGCTCTTAAAGTTAACCAGAATTTTTCTTCCTTCActataaaagagaagagaaggggGTGGGGGGAGTTTGCAAAGTTGAGGAGGTTATCTAAATGGAAATTGTTCCAGTTGATTTCGCTGAGTAGAGAAGGTTTTCTAAGTAGGTTGCAAGAGTTGATCCGAGTCGATTTCACGTATTTTCAAAAGTGTGTATTGGgcgtggggggggggggggggggagcttTTTCATGCATATTCTTGGACTCAGATTGTTAATGTTGGGATGTACTTGCACTATCAGGCAGCTTTGAAGCCCATATATTTGGCAATCTATGCATGGCAGTATACTATTTAGTCATTGGAGAGAGATATTTTAAATTGGTAAGTTAAGGAAACTTGCCGTATTTGATGTAAAGAAGTTTTCACATTCTGAATCTGCCATGTATTAACTAGGAATTGCTTATACTTTCACGTTCAAGTAATAGTGTAGGCAAGAGGAAGAAAGTAGTTTAGATCTTTGTAATGATCTTTTTGCCGGTCCAACCCTTGTTTTTTCTTCCCTCTGATGATTAATTAATACTTGGATTCTTAAATTCTGTTCTCTCTGCTTTGGTTTTCACAACTACCTTGCATTAAATTAGAGGTTTCTTTTTGGCTTAAGCATATTACCAGCCAATaaagtatattatatatactgtGAACTTCACGAGTACCCAATAATGGATCGTGCTGTTAATATTTGTCTTAAGTTCAGAGAATTGCTGCGATTGGAAAATGGTTTCTGAAAATTAGTTTCAAGGGGCTGCTGTCCTTGAGGACTAGTATAACATAGACCTGTGAAAGCTGACTAGGAAAAAAGTATCTTATGCACTAGTTACATGCATCTATGAGATCTACACAATGTGAGAGACATGTTGCATGTAATTGATACATGAGAATGAGATACCACCTCAACTCTTAGGGAATTTGTTCTGTGTTAAAAATTCTAGGGAAGAAAAAGTACTACAAGCCCAATCTTAGGGCAATAAAATGGATAGACTTGCTTTCTTCTGCAATTGAATTGCTGGATTGTCTAATAGGAGATGATCACCGAGCATTTGgatagtaattttttaattaaaaaaagaaaaagaaaagatacagtGGGATTTGAAACTTATGATGAGGTTTTTTTATTCACAAGAGGTTTTAACTTGAACCTACTTGGATAGTGAATTTATGGACGTAATTCACATATATTTACTTaaatttttgtgaaataaaATTCTTTGGGTGTCAGTCATAAtaagaaattacaaaacttCACGAGGGACTTCTAGCAAGAATGTAAGGGCAATCCTATTTGCAAATTCCGCCTCTgtgggcattttttttttggtaaaatttctcCACTCATGCTTCCTTCAAAGTTCATTCGTTCTGTTCTCAACTTTAAAAGGAAACATCACTCTTCAGCCAAATCCTTGACGTCTTCGACGTTATCAATATCAATTAGAGAATAAGTTCAATAAAGATGTGGTGTATAAGTCCATATTTACAACCTCCAATTAGGCAATGCCACATCATATTGTTCAATTAAAAGCACAAGACCTAAAACACACAATCACAATCTCATTTAAATAGTTTGGGCAACTGGTGTTAATTTGATTGGGCATTAGTTTAAAGAGTGTTAATTTAAATAGTTTAGGTCTCGTTTAAAGAGTTGCCTTTGATTGGGCAACTATTGTATCCTCCAACCATTTTGTGTGGCTGAGTTTTGTGAGGTGTTCTCACAATGGAGAGTGTGGATTCCTGTTTTGGATGGTACCCAGGCCAAACGATGACAAAGGATCCTGGGCGTCCAAGAATGGATGCTTGATTGTTGGTTggtgaaagttcaattagtgtataaaacactatgaatgtttagacccccaatttacaaattaccaattcaaacttaatgtcaaacaattaatgtgtggaatatgaacataaacttaatacagaattgataaacaatctagacaaaataaaatcacatccacagcagaaattaaatggaaaagattaagggaagagagatgcaaatacaaagacaacacacgatgtgttatcgaagaggaaactgaagcccttggcgtaaaacctctctgccgccctctaagcaataaacaatccactaaagaatatagttgagatacatgaacagcagaagaccctccaagcctaatctacccaatgtacctaagctctccaagctcctactctaacGAGATCTcgtcgaacctatttcttctttaacttaccggattccactacttgaccatagcatcaaccaatatgaaattagtcccttcttaactgcttcccaaacaccaaatagccttctcacagatatgggtatggtgagaaaagatttttgtaatgtacctctcaaggatttaacaatggagaggaagagagtagaggagtttgaagagtctctatgtgaagattgggaatgaatcaatcttgtttttctctagggtttctctctcaaaattctctctggaatctttctgaatatcgtgggtataagggtatatatatagaagggtgagaaggaatgtgaaaagtcagttttttccAAACAAGGTGGtttggcgacttgacctcgcgactgggttgagtcgcgagttcaagccagTTCAAGCCGtgagct
This genomic stretch from Quercus lobata isolate SW786 chromosome 3, ValleyOak3.0 Primary Assembly, whole genome shotgun sequence harbors:
- the LOC115982060 gene encoding auxin response factor 2-like isoform X1, which encodes MASSSFPVTDSEDAIYKELWHACAGPLVTVPRQGELVFYFPQGHIEQVEATTNQVSEQQLPAYDLPSKILCRVLNLQLKAEVDTDEVYAQVTLVPHHQQDENLVEKEVVAPSPPRPCVHSFCKTLTASDTSTHGGFSVLRRHADECLPPLDMSKQPPTQELITKDLHGNEWRFRHIFRGQPKRHLLQSGWSLFVSSKKLVAGDAFIFLRDETGELRVGVRKAMSPSINVPSSVISSHSMHIAVLATAWHAVKSNTMFIVYYKPRTSPAEFIVPFDKYMESVKINYSIGMRFKMRFEGEAAPEQRFSGTVIGTEDANPIRWPGSKWRCLKVQWDEKPSADRPERVSPWKIELASTPTLDTHPVCRPKRSRVNMAPSSTDSFVSTREDLSKNNTDPSPDKGLLRTVQGQAISTIGGVFAEHNDSDTAQNPALRIQSQGSHNLHESYGFNWSFIDQNPENADQLKKHVLDQDQRSNFPGCSQSMMHPFNNMLKRSMKLPAAATVDQHPGSELFPLLSTTNMEDTPCPSMLKSQPLLFQNEILKSKGDDNCKLFGISLISNHKATEPAMLHADFMHRPQRQIACSSYQLQDLVSNPQSQQAECAKPAEIKIRDDEWGKPFQALEQLSRNFHRRLQGSPTRTCIKVHKQGDAVGRSLELTKFDGYNELIAELDHIFEFNGELIAPNKKWLVVFTDNDGDLMLVGDDPWQEFCSMAQDISVYTREEVQKMHPRS
- the LOC115982060 gene encoding auxin response factor 2-like isoform X2; the encoded protein is MASSSFPVTDSEDAIYKELWHACAGPLVTVPRQGELVFYFPQGHIEQVEATTNQVSEQQLPAYDLPSKILCRVLNLQLKAEVDTDEVYAQVTLVPHHQQDENLVEKEVVAPSPPRPCVHSFCKTLTASDTSTHGGFSVLRRHADECLPPLDMSKQPPTQELITKDLHGNEWRFRHIFRGQPKRHLLQSGWSLFVSSKKLVAGDAFIFLRDETGELRVGVRKAMSPSINVPSSVISSHSMHIAVLATAWHAVKSNTMFIVYYKPRTSPAEFIVPFDKYMESVKINYSIGMRFKMRFEGEAAPEQRFSGTVIGTEDANPIRWPGSKWRCLKVQWDEKPSADRPERVSPWKIELASTPTLDTHPVCRPKRSRVNMAPSSTDSFVSTREDPSPDKGLLRTVQGQAISTIGGVFAEHNDSDTAQNPALRIQSQGSHNLHESYGFNWSFIDQNPENADQLKKHVLDQDQRSNFPGCSQSMMHPFNNMLKRSMKLPAAATVDQHPGSELFPLLSTTNMEDTPCPSMLKSQPLLFQNEILKSKGDDNCKLFGISLISNHKATEPAMLHADFMHRPQRQIACSSYQLQDLVSNPQSQQAECAKPAEIKIRDDEWGKPFQALEQLSRNFHRRLQGSPTRTCIKVHKQGDAVGRSLELTKFDGYNELIAELDHIFEFNGELIAPNKKWLVVFTDNDGDLMLVGDDPWQEFCSMAQDISVYTREEVQKMHPRS